One stretch of Rathayibacter festucae DSM 15932 DNA includes these proteins:
- a CDS encoding YczE/YyaS/YitT family protein: MTITAPLAVPAPPVSQWRLRPVPRLLVGLVLYGFADAMMIRASIGVDPWTVFALGAARQTGLGIGLLTNVIGLLVLLLWIPLRQRPGLGTVLNVLVVGTTIGVGIELLAVPAEWWGKALLFAGGLVLLAVASGIYIGARLGAGPRDGLMTGLHNRFGVPIWAARGGVELIVLLIGWALGGDVGLGTLAFALLIGPLCAVTLPLLGVRRH; the protein is encoded by the coding sequence ATGACGATCACCGCGCCCCTCGCCGTCCCCGCTCCCCCGGTGAGCCAGTGGCGGCTGCGACCCGTGCCGCGGCTGCTGGTCGGGCTCGTGCTCTACGGCTTCGCCGACGCGATGATGATCCGCGCGTCGATCGGCGTGGACCCGTGGACCGTCTTCGCCCTCGGCGCCGCCCGCCAGACCGGACTGGGGATCGGACTGCTCACCAACGTGATCGGACTGCTCGTCCTGCTGCTGTGGATCCCGCTGCGGCAGCGGCCCGGCCTCGGCACGGTGCTGAACGTGCTGGTGGTCGGCACCACGATCGGCGTCGGGATCGAGCTGCTCGCCGTCCCCGCCGAGTGGTGGGGGAAGGCGCTGCTGTTCGCCGGGGGCCTGGTGCTGCTGGCCGTCGCGAGCGGGATCTACATCGGCGCCCGCCTCGGCGCCGGCCCGCGCGACGGCCTGATGACCGGACTCCACAACCGCTTCGGCGTGCCGATCTGGGCGGCCCGCGGCGGCGTCGAGCTCATCGTGCTCCTGATCGGCTGGGCCCTCGGCGGCGACGTCGGCCTCGGCACCCTCGCCTTCGCCCTGCTGATCGGCCCCCTCTGCGCGGTGACCCTGCCACTGCTGGGCGTCCGCCGCCACTGA